The Bacillus sp. Marseille-Q1617 genome has a segment encoding these proteins:
- a CDS encoding diacylglycerol kinase family protein, producing the protein MTIFYSKILLVCNGKAGRGELEIQLMEVTAPLLDICDTLTVHKTKDKGDAEKICRDKGHEYDLVVVLGGDGTVHEAVNGLARLSVKPTLAILPGGTCNDFARSLDIPMNMRQAVETITESRHERDIDIVKAGDRYFSNFWGTGLVSKASDNIDTGSKNVLGKLSYYISAFQSIQDPQLLNVTITANGKVYREEVVMLLAANGRSIGTNPLPASINLEDGLIDIYLVKKSGFPLLKEFFMLRSTGEVSDPSNDIIHIQAPEADIQLEDIEKVDMDGELYEEQNQTLEVLKHHLRLIVGGNK; encoded by the coding sequence ATGACTATTTTCTACTCAAAGATATTATTGGTTTGTAATGGAAAAGCAGGTCGCGGAGAGTTGGAAATACAATTGATGGAAGTCACCGCGCCCCTATTGGATATTTGTGATACGTTAACTGTGCATAAGACAAAAGACAAAGGTGATGCTGAAAAAATCTGCCGTGACAAAGGTCACGAATATGATCTTGTCGTCGTATTGGGAGGAGACGGTACAGTACATGAGGCGGTCAATGGTTTAGCACGTCTCTCAGTGAAACCTACGCTCGCGATCCTTCCCGGTGGAACATGTAACGACTTTGCACGCTCCCTGGACATCCCGATGAATATGAGACAAGCCGTGGAAACCATCACTGAATCCCGTCATGAAAGGGATATTGATATTGTCAAAGCAGGCGACCGCTATTTCAGTAATTTCTGGGGGACGGGCTTGGTCTCAAAAGCTAGTGACAATATCGATACAGGATCCAAAAATGTACTTGGAAAGCTCAGTTATTATATCAGTGCTTTTCAATCCATTCAGGATCCTCAGTTATTGAATGTCACCATCACGGCCAACGGCAAGGTATACAGGGAAGAGGTAGTGATGCTGCTCGCAGCAAACGGACGTTCAATCGGTACAAACCCGCTGCCTGCCAGCATCAACCTTGAAGACGGATTGATTGATATTTACTTGGTGAAAAAATCGGGCTTTCCCTTACTGAAGGAATTTTTCATGCTAAGAAGTACAGGGGAAGTAAGTGACCCTTCCAATGACATTATCCATATCCAGGCTCCTGAGGCAGACATCCAATTAGAAGATATAGAAAAGGTGGATATGGACGGAGAGCTTTATGAAGAACAGAACCAAACGTTGGAAGTGCTGAAGCACCATTTGCGATTGATTGTAGGGGGAAATAAATAA
- a CDS encoding Lmo0850 family protein — MVKENDRFKKVITKLSKVGVNISKTKSRREILHSLKPYQPLPKTLTQDS; from the coding sequence GTGGTAAAGGAGAACGATCGCTTTAAGAAAGTGATAACCAAATTATCGAAGGTCGGCGTCAATATCTCTAAAACAAAGTCCAGACGTGAGATTCTACATTCACTAAAGCCATATCAGCCATTACCTAAGACGTTAACTCAGGATTCATAA
- a CDS encoding sodium:alanine symporter family protein has translation MDILNSLVNEANSLLWGYILIGLLIILGLYFTVGSKFVQIRHIGEMLRLLGDKDVTEAEGKKQISSLQAFFIGAGTRIGTGNLAGVAIALALGGPGAVFWMWLVAILGGASAFVESTLAQIYKVKDKVGFKGGPGYYMEKQLGKRWMSSIFAVTIILSFGTTFNAVQSNTISTAFNNSFGISPLAIGLILAALTALIIFGGVKRIASFSSAIVPIMAVFYIVLALFVVITNITEMPSVIALIFKSAFGFEQVVGGGIGAAIMNGVKRGLFSNEAGMGSAPNAAATASVSHPVKQGFIQALGVFFDTLLVCSATAFIILTSDAYSSGLTGIELSQAAMSEHFQSWAGIFLAIAIFTFAFSSIIGSYYYGEANLPFINGSKTGLLIYRFIALGMVIFGSMASLDIVWALADLSMALMAITNLIAIGILAPIAFKALNHYMDQRRQGLDPVFYADDIPGLKGVESWPKREDMRKKAVNE, from the coding sequence ATGGATATTTTAAACAGTTTGGTAAATGAGGCAAATTCACTATTATGGGGTTACATCTTAATTGGTTTACTGATCATTTTAGGATTGTACTTCACGGTAGGATCTAAATTTGTTCAAATTCGCCATATCGGCGAAATGCTCAGGTTATTAGGAGATAAGGATGTTACAGAAGCGGAAGGCAAGAAACAGATTTCTTCTCTGCAGGCCTTCTTTATCGGAGCAGGTACTCGAATTGGTACAGGTAATTTAGCGGGAGTAGCCATTGCCTTAGCACTTGGAGGCCCTGGAGCGGTATTCTGGATGTGGCTTGTAGCCATTCTGGGAGGCGCCAGTGCATTTGTAGAAAGCACTTTGGCACAAATTTATAAGGTCAAAGACAAAGTTGGATTTAAAGGCGGCCCTGGCTACTACATGGAGAAACAATTAGGGAAACGCTGGATGAGTTCCATTTTTGCCGTAACCATCATTCTCTCATTCGGGACAACGTTTAATGCCGTACAAAGTAACACGATTTCTACAGCATTCAATAATTCATTCGGGATCAGCCCGTTAGCAATAGGACTAATATTAGCTGCTTTGACGGCTCTTATCATTTTTGGCGGAGTGAAGCGTATCGCAAGCTTCTCATCTGCAATTGTTCCAATCATGGCGGTCTTTTACATTGTATTGGCATTATTCGTGGTCATTACGAATATCACTGAGATGCCAAGTGTTATCGCTCTTATATTCAAGAGTGCATTTGGATTTGAACAGGTGGTAGGCGGAGGAATCGGTGCTGCCATCATGAACGGTGTAAAACGCGGACTATTCTCAAACGAAGCAGGTATGGGTAGTGCGCCTAACGCAGCTGCCACTGCATCCGTTTCCCACCCTGTAAAGCAAGGTTTCATCCAGGCACTTGGAGTATTCTTTGATACATTGCTTGTATGCTCTGCAACAGCATTCATCATCCTGACTTCCGATGCTTACTCATCAGGTTTGACAGGTATCGAGCTGTCACAGGCAGCCATGTCTGAACATTTCCAATCATGGGCAGGTATCTTCCTGGCAATTGCGATCTTCACATTTGCCTTCAGCTCAATCATTGGAAGCTACTATTATGGAGAAGCCAACCTTCCGTTTATTAATGGAAGCAAAACCGGACTTCTGATTTACCGCTTTATCGCATTAGGTATGGTCATATTCGGTTCTATGGCAAGCCTTGATATCGTTTGGGCCCTTGCTGACCTATCTATGGCCTTGATGGCGATCACTAACTTGATTGCCATTGGAATCCTGGCTCCGATTGCCTTTAAAGCATTGAACCACTATATGGACCAGCGCAGGCAAGGATTAGATCCTGTCTTCTATGCAGATGACATTCCAGGCTTAAAAGGAGTGGAAAGCTGGCCTAAGCGAGAGGATATGCGTAAGAAGGCAGTGAATGAGTAA
- a CDS encoding ABC transporter permease yields the protein MIIVQFIKKQLLLIMRNPQILLILIGMPLILITILGFALGNVMSGEEVSVKAKVAIIEHGDSEQELSLFLKELESSTLPPETWEAVSQSAQRLMPVELLRSEVLKNPELKKYISVDEVEPGDLEKTKEDDSYSAIIEIPEGFSAQILSFMFLKGEVKPELKLYRNEGRELTSNLVEDLLTGFQEQYSLAAIIGRSSDSMLNTESRETEVEGAVASVEDREPLTSMTYYAVGMSVMFVLYIASNMGSFAYQEKEDHVFDRMILANVPVWKYFISILMTTVILALLQLGILFGICALFYGVTWPDIRSFILVTIALSLAVGSIGALLTSLNYRANSEAFSNFFSTVAVTIFAFIGGSFGELFSSDFIQSIGAFTPNGAGMAAYFKLFQGYTLSGVYSEMLTLLVLSLIILGVAALLFPKKGGTAK from the coding sequence ATGATTATTGTTCAATTCATTAAAAAACAGCTTCTCTTGATCATGCGGAACCCGCAAATCCTCCTTATTCTCATTGGGATGCCGCTCATACTGATCACCATTCTCGGGTTTGCCCTCGGGAATGTGATGAGCGGGGAGGAAGTGAGCGTGAAAGCAAAAGTTGCAATCATTGAGCATGGGGACAGCGAACAGGAACTCAGCCTATTTTTAAAGGAGTTGGAATCTTCAACGCTTCCCCCGGAAACTTGGGAGGCCGTCTCCCAATCTGCCCAAAGGCTCATGCCGGTCGAACTTTTAAGAAGTGAGGTACTAAAAAATCCGGAACTAAAAAAATATATATCCGTCGATGAGGTAGAACCTGGTGACTTGGAAAAGACGAAAGAGGATGACTCCTACTCAGCCATCATCGAAATTCCAGAGGGATTCTCCGCGCAGATTCTTTCTTTCATGTTCCTGAAAGGAGAAGTGAAACCGGAGCTCAAGCTTTACCGAAATGAAGGGAGAGAATTGACTTCCAATCTTGTAGAAGACTTACTCACGGGTTTTCAGGAACAATACTCGCTTGCAGCCATCATCGGCAGGTCCAGTGATTCTATGCTGAATACTGAATCGAGGGAAACAGAGGTAGAGGGGGCGGTGGCGAGTGTGGAAGATCGTGAACCTCTTACCTCGATGACCTATTATGCGGTGGGCATGAGCGTCATGTTCGTTTTATATATTGCATCCAATATGGGTTCGTTCGCCTATCAGGAAAAGGAAGATCACGTGTTCGACCGCATGATACTGGCGAACGTCCCGGTCTGGAAGTACTTTATCAGCATTCTGATGACCACGGTCATTCTCGCGTTGCTGCAGCTGGGGATTCTCTTTGGGATATGTGCCCTGTTTTACGGTGTGACATGGCCTGATATAAGGTCATTTATCCTGGTGACCATTGCACTCAGTCTGGCTGTAGGGAGCATTGGGGCACTGTTGACATCTTTAAATTATCGGGCAAATTCAGAGGCGTTCTCTAATTTTTTCTCGACTGTGGCTGTAACGATATTTGCCTTTATTGGAGGTAGTTTCGGAGAATTGTTCTCCTCTGATTTCATTCAAAGCATCGGTGCTTTCACCCCGAACGGCGCAGGTATGGCAGCGTACTTCAAGCTATTCCAGGGCTATACCTTATCGGGCGTATACAGTGAAATGCTCACGCTGCTGGTTTTAAGTCTCATCATTTTGGGTGTGGCTGCCTTACTATTCCCAAAGAAAGGGGGAACGGCGAAATGA
- the argS gene encoding arginine--tRNA ligase, with protein sequence MDLKKVLAKEINFQVLSSWSEEEIYTLIETPKHAHLGDLAFPCFRLAKEWRKAPGVIASEIAQSLHSPMFNNVEAVGPYVNVRFDPILTGKEIVSSVLEQGVHYGSHSFGKDKTIVLDMSSPNIAKPFSMGHLRSTVIGNAIANLAEKCGYETVKINYIGDWGTQFGKLIVAFKRWGDEEKVKENPIAELFTLYKKFHEEAVQDPSLEDEGRKAFKLLEDGDEEITTLWRWFKNESLEAFKTIYSLLGVEFDSYNGEAFFNDKMEEVVELLENHQLLETSQGAKVVRMEDETLPPCLIKKTDGATLYATRDLAAALYRQREYSFDEALYVVGQEQTVHFKQVKGVLEKLGFDWANAMKHIPFGLYLKDGKKMSTRKGRVILLEEVLQEAINMAGENIKKKNPDLKEAAEVARDVGVGAVIFHDVKNDRMNDIEFSLEHMLTFEGETGPYLQYTHARAKSILRKAGAPSPLAFDGLNDSASWEVIKQIRLFPETVERSWKNYSPSILAKYLLELAKSFNSYYGNTKIIHEDPKQESRLTLVYIVASVLAQGLNILGIGSLDEM encoded by the coding sequence ATGGATTTAAAGAAAGTATTAGCCAAAGAAATAAATTTCCAAGTTCTTTCTTCTTGGTCCGAAGAAGAAATTTATACGTTAATCGAAACACCGAAGCATGCCCATCTGGGCGACCTTGCTTTCCCCTGTTTCAGATTAGCAAAGGAATGGAGAAAAGCTCCTGGAGTGATTGCTTCAGAAATAGCCCAGTCACTCCATTCCCCTATGTTTAACAATGTGGAAGCGGTGGGGCCTTATGTGAATGTACGATTTGATCCCATACTCACTGGGAAGGAAATCGTTTCTTCCGTCCTTGAGCAAGGAGTTCATTACGGTTCCCATTCATTCGGGAAAGACAAAACCATTGTATTAGACATGTCATCACCCAACATTGCAAAGCCTTTTTCCATGGGCCACCTCCGCTCCACTGTGATTGGAAATGCGATAGCCAATTTAGCAGAAAAATGCGGGTATGAAACAGTAAAAATCAACTATATCGGTGATTGGGGCACCCAGTTCGGGAAGCTGATCGTTGCATTCAAAAGATGGGGCGATGAGGAGAAGGTAAAAGAAAACCCGATTGCTGAATTGTTTACCCTATATAAAAAATTTCACGAGGAAGCCGTTCAAGACCCTTCCCTCGAAGATGAAGGACGAAAAGCCTTTAAACTTCTCGAAGATGGAGATGAAGAGATCACAACGCTTTGGAGATGGTTCAAAAATGAATCACTCGAAGCATTTAAGACCATCTATTCCCTGCTTGGAGTGGAATTCGATTCATATAATGGTGAAGCTTTCTTTAATGACAAGATGGAAGAAGTCGTTGAACTGCTTGAAAATCACCAACTTCTCGAAACCTCTCAAGGTGCAAAAGTCGTAAGGATGGAAGATGAAACGCTCCCTCCTTGTTTAATCAAAAAAACGGACGGGGCCACCCTCTATGCTACAAGAGACTTGGCAGCCGCCCTATACCGTCAGCGTGAATACTCATTTGATGAAGCACTGTATGTAGTGGGACAGGAACAAACCGTCCACTTCAAACAAGTGAAAGGGGTGCTTGAAAAGCTGGGATTCGATTGGGCAAATGCCATGAAGCACATTCCATTTGGCCTCTACCTGAAGGACGGTAAGAAAATGTCGACTCGTAAAGGCCGCGTCATCTTACTTGAAGAAGTGCTTCAGGAAGCAATCAATATGGCAGGGGAAAACATCAAGAAGAAAAACCCCGATCTTAAAGAGGCAGCAGAAGTTGCACGGGATGTCGGGGTTGGGGCTGTGATCTTCCATGATGTGAAAAATGACCGAATGAACGATATAGAGTTCTCCCTCGAACATATGCTCACCTTCGAAGGAGAAACCGGCCCTTATTTGCAGTACACGCATGCAAGGGCAAAATCGATCTTGAGAAAAGCGGGAGCCCCCTCGCCTTTAGCGTTTGATGGTCTGAACGACTCAGCCAGCTGGGAAGTAATCAAACAGATTAGATTATTTCCTGAAACGGTGGAAAGGTCATGGAAGAACTATTCTCCTTCCATCCTTGCTAAATATCTGCTTGAACTTGCCAAGTCGTTTAACAGCTACTATGGAAATACAAAGATCATCCATGAAGATCCAAAACAAGAATCTCGTTTAACACTTGTCTACATCGTTGCGTCGGTTTTAGCGCAAGGACTGAACATCTTAGGTATCGGCTCGCTCGACGAAATGTAG
- a CDS encoding FtsW/RodA/SpoVE family cell cycle protein encodes METRQRFADKFDWGLVFLLMMFFIVSALGISSAQTSGQYGTNFVIRQAFWYVVGGIIIAGALFFDSEQYKRLAWYMYGAGILLLLVLLISPESIAPYRNGAKSWFMLGPLGSIQPSEFMKTFLILALARVITNHNEVTTRKTLQTDFQLLLKIGFTTLVPLAFIMKQPDLGTSLVILAIMTGIILVSGITWKLIVPIYAFLGVVGGILLSLVIWAPEFLEKYTGFEPYQFGRIYAWLDPYNYSKLEGFHLINSLNAIGSGQIFGKGYSDGEVYIPENHTDFIFSVIGEEYGFIGASVVISLFFLLIYHLTKTALDTKEPFNAYVCAGIISMITFHVFQNIGMTIQLLPITGIPLPFISYGGSSLMGNMLALGIVFSMRFHHKTYMFSSEDS; translated from the coding sequence ATGGAAACTCGCCAGCGTTTTGCTGATAAATTTGACTGGGGTCTTGTCTTTTTATTGATGATGTTCTTTATCGTCAGTGCCCTTGGAATAAGCAGTGCTCAAACCTCAGGTCAATATGGAACAAATTTTGTTATTCGACAAGCTTTTTGGTATGTTGTCGGGGGAATTATTATCGCAGGTGCGTTATTCTTCGATTCAGAACAATATAAGCGCCTTGCCTGGTATATGTACGGCGCGGGGATCCTCCTGCTGCTTGTACTGCTGATTTCACCGGAAAGCATTGCACCATATAGAAATGGAGCCAAAAGCTGGTTCATGCTGGGGCCTCTCGGTTCCATCCAGCCTTCAGAATTCATGAAGACATTTCTGATTCTTGCTCTTGCCCGGGTGATTACGAACCATAATGAAGTCACCACCCGGAAAACATTACAGACAGACTTTCAACTATTATTGAAGATCGGCTTTACCACCCTTGTCCCCCTTGCTTTTATCATGAAGCAGCCAGACCTTGGGACATCCCTTGTTATTTTAGCCATCATGACAGGTATTATCTTAGTTTCAGGGATTACGTGGAAACTGATCGTTCCTATCTATGCCTTTCTCGGAGTGGTCGGGGGCATCCTCTTATCACTCGTGATTTGGGCTCCTGAATTCTTGGAAAAGTACACAGGTTTCGAACCTTATCAATTTGGACGGATTTATGCCTGGCTCGACCCTTATAACTACTCCAAATTGGAAGGGTTCCACTTGATCAACTCCTTGAATGCCATTGGATCCGGACAGATCTTCGGAAAAGGCTATAGCGACGGAGAAGTATATATCCCTGAAAACCACACCGATTTCATCTTCAGTGTCATCGGTGAGGAATATGGATTCATCGGCGCAAGTGTCGTCATCAGCTTATTTTTCCTGTTAATCTACCACTTGACCAAGACAGCCTTGGATACGAAAGAACCTTTCAATGCCTATGTATGCGCAGGAATTATCTCTATGATTACATTCCACGTTTTCCAAAACATCGGAATGACGATTCAATTACTGCCGATCACGGGAATTCCGCTTCCGTTCATTAGTTACGGGGGAAGTTCCTTGATGGGAAATATGCTGGCTCTCGGAATTGTATTCAGTATGAGATTCCATCATAAAACATATATGTTCTCTTCAGAAGATTCTTAA
- a CDS encoding ABC transporter permease yields the protein MRGILYAKMKMFLRKPWLFVIMSAVCVMFAYFTSQGGTNTIPIPYSVAGGSEQTDLIVEELSKEEAFHFTEVTQEELKELVSEGKRDGGLILKENEFTIMISSRTGTTSLMQQAVGNAYGVVGNKEALKASAESEGIKAEEVEKWYSEAQSSPVFSINQSSFKGSDTFVYDPKLQSLFGFSLFFVIYTIAYNVASILYEKREGVWDRMILSPIRKWEMYAGNLVYSFILGYIQLALIFFVFRYITNVEFYGGFFTVLLLLIPYVFAIVALSMLITGLVKKVQHFNAVIPIVAVSMAMIGGAYWPLEIVESEILLTLSKVVPITYGMEALKGATINGWGAEQLMLPVSVLILMGVLMMGIGINFMEKRHN from the coding sequence ATGAGGGGAATCCTTTATGCGAAAATGAAAATGTTCCTGCGAAAACCATGGCTCTTTGTCATCATGTCAGCGGTCTGTGTGATGTTTGCATACTTTACAAGTCAGGGTGGAACGAACACGATCCCGATTCCATATAGTGTGGCCGGTGGGTCTGAACAAACGGATTTGATTGTAGAGGAGTTATCGAAGGAAGAAGCCTTCCATTTCACTGAAGTCACGCAGGAAGAATTAAAAGAGTTGGTGAGTGAAGGGAAAAGGGATGGGGGGCTGATTTTAAAAGAAAATGAGTTCACGATCATGATTTCTTCCCGTACCGGTACGACTTCCTTGATGCAGCAGGCAGTCGGTAATGCGTATGGTGTGGTGGGCAATAAAGAAGCATTGAAAGCATCTGCAGAATCCGAGGGGATAAAAGCCGAAGAGGTAGAGAAGTGGTATTCTGAAGCTCAATCGTCACCGGTATTTTCAATCAATCAATCATCATTCAAGGGCAGCGACACGTTTGTGTATGATCCCAAACTGCAATCACTCTTTGGTTTTTCTTTATTCTTCGTCATCTATACGATTGCTTATAATGTAGCGTCCATTCTCTATGAAAAAAGGGAAGGCGTTTGGGACCGGATGATTCTCTCGCCGATCCGCAAATGGGAAATGTATGCCGGGAATCTGGTTTACAGCTTTATTCTTGGGTATATCCAGCTGGCATTGATTTTCTTTGTATTCCGTTATATTACGAATGTGGAGTTTTACGGAGGATTCTTCACCGTCTTACTGCTGCTGATACCATATGTATTTGCTATCGTGGCGCTTTCTATGTTGATCACGGGACTTGTAAAGAAGGTTCAGCATTTCAATGCGGTTATACCGATTGTAGCGGTAAGCATGGCGATGATTGGCGGAGCATACTGGCCCCTTGAAATTGTTGAATCAGAGATTTTATTGACTCTGTCAAAAGTGGTGCCGATCACTTATGGAATGGAGGCTTTGAAAGGAGCGACGATTAACGGATGGGGGGCAGAACAACTGATGCTTCCGGTTTCGGTCCTGATTTTAATGGGAGTCCTCATGATGGGGATTGGAATTAACTTTATGGAGAAGCGGCATAATTAA
- the safA gene encoding SafA/ExsA family spore coat assembly protein — MKTKIAIIIVAMSLAFSLTGIEGAQAAQTYHVKEGDTLWKISKKFQVGLSELIDANPQIPNPDLIYPSQKIHIPSIKSIKSVERQVIDLTNQERQKAGLAPLQLDWQLSRVARYKSRDMRDTGYFAHRSPQYGSPFEMMKSFNVQYSSAGENIAVGQTSPEQVVREWMNSPGHRKNILNGTYTYIGVGYAKGGSYGTYWTQMFISK; from the coding sequence ATGAAAACAAAAATAGCTATTATCATTGTCGCCATGTCCCTTGCCTTTAGTCTTACAGGAATCGAAGGGGCTCAAGCAGCCCAAACTTATCATGTTAAGGAAGGAGACACTCTTTGGAAAATTTCCAAAAAGTTTCAAGTTGGTTTATCTGAACTGATTGATGCAAATCCCCAAATTCCTAACCCGGATTTGATTTATCCAAGTCAAAAAATCCATATCCCGAGCATCAAATCAATAAAGTCTGTTGAACGACAAGTGATTGATCTTACAAATCAGGAAAGACAGAAAGCTGGACTCGCCCCACTTCAATTAGACTGGCAGCTGTCCAGAGTTGCACGCTACAAATCCCGGGATATGAGGGATACAGGATATTTCGCACATCGAAGCCCTCAATATGGTTCACCTTTTGAGATGATGAAAAGCTTTAATGTTCAATACAGTTCAGCCGGTGAAAATATTGCAGTAGGACAGACCAGTCCCGAGCAAGTTGTAAGAGAATGGATGAACAGTCCCGGTCACCGGAAAAACATCCTCAATGGCACCTACACCTATATCGGGGTTGGCTATGCCAAAGGCGGTTCATACGGAACATATTGGACGCAAATGTTCATTTCGAAGTAA
- a CDS encoding YqaA family protein: MSELLHSFEAWLLDYGIWGLILVSFADSSFFPIPPDVLLIPLAIANPENALLYALYTTIASVIGALFGWWIGKKLGRPILVYLFSEQRIQKVEEYFMKYGPMALLIAGLTPVPYKIFTIFAGVSGVKIRVLVIWSIIGRGIRFFLEGAIILALGAKAKPFIEENFTMLTLAAGGVLILAYIIYLIIRKKKHTV; the protein is encoded by the coding sequence ATGTCTGAATTACTTCACTCTTTTGAAGCCTGGCTGCTGGATTATGGGATTTGGGGACTTATTCTTGTATCGTTTGCCGATTCATCCTTCTTCCCGATCCCGCCGGATGTTCTATTAATACCACTTGCCATTGCCAACCCGGAAAATGCCCTGCTTTATGCCTTATATACTACCATTGCTTCAGTCATCGGTGCGTTATTTGGCTGGTGGATCGGTAAAAAGCTCGGACGTCCGATATTGGTCTATCTATTCTCTGAACAAAGAATTCAGAAGGTAGAAGAATATTTTATGAAATACGGTCCAATGGCATTGCTGATTGCGGGTCTAACACCCGTTCCTTATAAAATTTTTACCATCTTTGCCGGTGTGTCCGGGGTGAAAATACGAGTTCTTGTCATTTGGTCGATTATCGGACGAGGCATCCGCTTCTTCCTTGAAGGAGCGATCATTTTAGCTCTTGGTGCCAAAGCAAAACCGTTCATCGAAGAAAACTTCACTATGCTCACACTCGCAGCAGGCGGAGTCTTAATACTAGCTTACATCATCTACCTGATCATCAGGAAGAAAAAACATACAGTTTAA
- a CDS encoding CBS domain-containing protein, which translates to MKVRDLMSTNVEAASNQDSLTNVASKMQSKNVGSVPVVENGQVVGMVTDRDIATRGLTNGTQDNVSQVMSQNVVTISPDASAEEAAALMSQHQVRRLPVVENGNLVGMLALGDLAVQQKSDQSAGGALSQISENHTR; encoded by the coding sequence ATGAAAGTACGCGATCTTATGTCGACAAATGTTGAAGCTGCATCTAACCAGGATTCTTTAACGAATGTTGCTTCAAAAATGCAATCAAAGAATGTTGGTTCAGTTCCTGTAGTGGAAAACGGACAGGTTGTCGGTATGGTAACGGACCGTGACATTGCCACTCGCGGACTGACGAACGGTACGCAGGATAATGTATCTCAAGTCATGTCTCAAAACGTTGTGACCATTTCACCAGATGCATCTGCTGAAGAAGCTGCGGCATTAATGTCCCAGCATCAAGTCCGCCGTCTTCCAGTAGTGGAAAATGGAAATCTTGTCGGGATGCTTGCTCTTGGAGACTTAGCAGTACAACAGAAATCTGACCAAAGCGCCGGCGGTGCACTAAGTCAGATTTCCGAAAACCACACACGATAA
- a CDS encoding ABC transporter ATP-binding protein, producing the protein MLEVVNLSKRFKKNKAADGVNLFLEKGETVGLLGPNGAGKSTTISMISSLISPSEGDVRLLNESILQQPGKLRKVLGVVPQEIALYTDLTAKENLEFFGKLHRLSGDELKEKIKDILEQIGLTDRQNDVVKTFSGGMKRRLNIGVALLHDPEILIMDEPTVGIDPQSRNYILEEVKRLNKEKNMTILYTSHYMEEVEFLCDRIYIMDKGTIIASGTKDEIKSILSSESTILIKLDKNSPAFVEKLQEVAVFKTVTSHEKMVTIVIPKEVHPFNQIFQIADETDAIIVTIDRQTPTLEDVFLHLTGRALRD; encoded by the coding sequence ATGCTGGAAGTAGTAAATCTATCAAAGCGTTTCAAGAAGAACAAAGCGGCGGACGGTGTGAATCTCTTTTTGGAAAAGGGGGAAACGGTCGGGCTGCTCGGCCCTAACGGAGCCGGTAAATCAACGACCATATCCATGATTTCATCTCTCATTTCCCCGAGTGAAGGAGATGTAAGGCTGCTTAATGAAAGCATCCTGCAGCAGCCGGGGAAATTGAGGAAGGTGCTTGGGGTGGTACCTCAGGAAATAGCATTATACACAGATTTAACTGCAAAAGAAAATCTTGAATTCTTCGGAAAGCTCCACCGATTGAGCGGCGATGAACTAAAGGAGAAAATAAAGGACATTTTAGAACAGATCGGTCTGACCGACCGGCAGAACGATGTAGTCAAGACATTCTCGGGAGGAATGAAGAGAAGGCTTAATATTGGCGTGGCGCTCCTGCATGACCCCGAAATTCTTATCATGGATGAACCGACGGTGGGTATCGATCCTCAATCGAGAAACTATATACTGGAAGAGGTAAAAAGACTGAATAAGGAAAAAAACATGACGATTTTATACACGAGTCATTACATGGAAGAAGTGGAATTCCTGTGTGATCGTATTTATATCATGGATAAAGGCACCATCATCGCCTCAGGAACAAAAGATGAAATCAAATCTATCCTTTCATCTGAATCGACCATTCTCATCAAGCTGGATAAGAACTCTCCTGCATTTGTGGAAAAATTACAGGAGGTTGCAGTCTTCAAGACGGTCACCTCCCATGAAAAAATGGTCACGATCGTCATTCCAAAAGAAGTGCACCCTTTCAATCAAATCTTTCAAATCGCTGACGAAACGGATGCCATTATTGTCACGATCGACCGTCAGACGCCGACCCTTGAAGATGTGTTCCTGCATCTGACCGGAAGAGCACTGAGGGATTAG